The DNA sequence CCTTCCCCTTTTTCAGCAATGAGGATATACTGGTTGTAGTAGTAAAACTGCCCCGGATGCTCGAGCGAGCGAGCAGCTTCCACCACAGGTTCATCTTGGCGTATGGCGTCCTTGGTCATATAGATGGGTGTACTCTGAAGGTAGGTGACCTCGCGTTCACAGTCATCCTTCACGCAAGCACTCAATCCTAAAAAGAGCAATAAAGAAAAGCTGTAGAGCAACAGGTTATTTGAAAACTTCATGGTTTCGTTTTTTGATTCAATATGCCTAGACCGCAGGTGTGAACATAAGGGTTGGGTAGGCTTTTGCAAAAGCCGAAGTAATTAAGTATTAGCGTTGGGTGGGTGTAATGGAAGGTCATTGTGCTGTCTCATTGAACCCTTACACCTTTACACCCTTACACTTTTCCCCCCTAATCCTTAATCAACCACCGAATCAATAAGGGCAGTAGCAACAAATCTGCCACCACGGCGCTCAGCAAGGTAAGACTGATGAGTAAACCAATGGTGACGCTCGGTGGATGTACACTGAAAAGCATAACCAGAAAACCGAAGAACAGGATGATACTGGTAAGGACGATCGCTTTGCCGGTTTCCTGAAAGGTAAGGTGAATGGCTTCTTCTACCGGTAATCCTTTGAGTCGGGCAAGTTTAAATTTGCTGAGGAAGTGGATAGAGTCATCAACGGCAATTCCGAAAATAACAGCAAAGACGATACTTACCCCTGCTTCCAGCTCGATGCCGAGGAAGCCAAGCAAGGCGCCTGCCAGTAAAAGGGGGAGCAGATTGGGGACGATAGAAATAAGGAGCATCCGTCCATTTTTGAAAAGCAAAGCCATCAGGGCACTCACCATTAAAACGGCCATTCCCAATCCTATCAAGAGGCTCCGACGAATGTACTCGGCATTTTTGTCAATGATCAAGCCGGTACCCGTGCGTTTGACGTTGATGACTTCTTGGTCGATGTTATTGAGTATCCACGCGTCGGTGCGCTGACCGAAAGCCTTGATGGTGTCAGCCCCAATGTCGAGGATACGACTGGTGATTCTGGCTTTGTCCTGGGTTTCGTTGACCAATACGTTCAGTTGTAAATTGGGCACCTGATCGGCTAGGCGGCGATAGCGTTGGTATTCTGCCTCGGTTTCGGGGAGTTTATAGGCATCCACCCGGTTGTTGGCATGCATCTGATTGAGGCTTTTGTAGATCGCCGTCACGGAACCAATGGCCTGGATGTAGGGGAACTGATGAAGATAGGTCTCAAGCTTGTCCATCTCCTTCAACACTGGGTAGTCCGTCGCCTTGTAATCTCCCTGGGTGAAAATGGCAAATTCCAGGGGCCGAAAGCCAGAAAGTTCCTTTTCGAAAAACTTAAAGTCGGCAGTAATGGGCGCGCCATTAGGCATGTTGTTGATGATGTTGTAATTGGTCGTAATCCGACTGATTCCCCAAGCACAAATGAGTACGAGTAAGCCACTCCCCACGGTGATAGCGCGGGAACGATGGAGCGTGAACTGGTAAATTTTTTCCAAGAACTTCTCCCAAAAGGCTTGTCCCCGCCCCAACTTGATGATCTGCTCGGTACGGAAAAAAGACAACACTGCGGTGGTAAAACAAAGGACGGTCAGGTAGGCAATGATCACCCCAATGGCGGCATTGATCCCAAAATCACGAATGGGGATAACCTTAGAGGTCAGCAAGGTTGCAAAACCAATGGCAGTCGTCAGCGAAGTCAATAGCGTAGCCATCCCGATTTCTCGAATCGTCGTTCGAATAGCATCCTCGCGGCTGGCTCCTTTCTTTAGTTCGTCAATGTATTTAGACATGATATGGATCACATCCGAAGTGCCCACGATAATCATCAAGACAGGGTAGAGAGCAGAAATAGCATTGAGCTCGCGCCCTGCGGCCCCCAGAAAACCAAGGAATAGCAAAAGCCCCAGGCCAATGGAGACCAGGGAGACAATAATACCCCACGGCCGGCGGAACAACAAAAACATGATCAGCCCCACCAGCAGGCCCGAGACGATGGCCGAGAAGGTAATCTCCCGCTTCTGCATATTCACCAGCTCCCGCTGAAAATAGGGGCGCCCCATGTAGTGAACTTCTGGGAAGTCCAAGGATGCCACCAAGGCACTGAGTGCTTGCATGTGTTCTTCGCTGTCTGCCAAGCTCATGCTACTGGCGGTCTTGAGATAGACCATCAGGGTCGTCGCATCGTCATTGATAAAGTTGTGGGCAAAGCGTTCATCGGCCAGTATTCGCTCGCGGTCGGCAGCGTAGCGCGTGGGATCTTTCAGGTGAATCACCGGGATACTGGTCACCGCAAAGGGTGTCTTCAGCGGATAGCTGAATTTGGTCAAAGACTGGCTCTCTTCTACGAAAGGTATCTCCCGCGCATCCAGCGTAAAACGGTGCACCTTGCTCAGGAAGGTACTATCAAATACGCCCTCTTTACGTACCAGGGCGACCAACATAAAGTTGTCGTCAGCTTCGAAATTGTCAATAAAATCGCGGAAGAAAGTAAGGTCTTCATCTCCTTCCGGAAAAAATTGCTCAAAATCGAAGCTGAACTTAAGTTGCGTCGTAAAATAACCACTGGCACCCGCCAGGATTACAAACAAAATGAGGATAGGAACGCGGAAGCGAATCATACGTGATTTTTAATTACTTACCGAACGAAGTAAACGTACAATGGTTTAGCCAAAGCACACGTAATTTTTCCTCATTAGACGATAACTTTACAAACTTCCAATCATATCCTCTGGTCGTACCCACTCATCGAATTCTTCGGCGGTGAGGTAGCCCAATTCCAGGGCAGCAGCTTTGAGGGTGGTGTCTTCGCTGTAGGCTTTTTTCGCAATTTTGGCCGCTTTGTCGTAGCCAATTTTGGTGTTTAAGGCCGTCACCAACATCAGGCTGTTATTGAGGTGCTCTTTGATGCGCTTTCGATTAGGCTCAATACCCACAGCACAGTTGTCATTGAAGCTGACTGCTGCATCACCGATCAAGCGAGCCGACATCAGGAAATTGAAAATCATCATGGGTTTGAAGACGTTCAACTCAAAGTGGCCAGTCATACCACCTACGTTGATGGCAACATCATTACCCACTACTTGGGCCATGGCCATGGTGAGTGCCTCCGATTGGGTAGGGTTTACCTTGCCAGGCATGATAGAAGAACCAGGCTCGTTGGAGGGAATAATGATTTCGCCAATACCAGAACGTGGGCCGGAAGAGATCATCCGAATGTCGTTGCCAATCTTCATGAGGGAGCAAGCTACGGTCTTCAATGCACCGTGAGCCTCCACGATAGCATCGTGCGCCGCGAGTGCCTCGAATTTATTCTCCGCCGTGACGAAAGGCAGCCCCGTCAGTTCGGCAATATTTTTAGCCACCAACTCTGAGTATCCGGGAGGGGTGTTCAAGCCTGTACCCACAGCGGTACCACCAAGCGCAAGTTCAGCCAGGTGAGCAAGGGTGTTTTTGATCGCACGGATGCCGTGATCAATCTGGCTGACGTAGCCGCTGAATTCCTGGCCCAGCGTCAACGGTGTCGCATCCATAAAGTGGGTACGACCAATTTTTACGACATCCTGAAGTTCTTCCGATTTGGCTTTGAGGGTATTGCGTAATTTTTCGAGGCCAGGGATGGTCGTTTCCACCAAAACAGTAAAGGCTGCAATGTGCATCGCCGTGGGGAACGTGTCATTAGACGATTGGCTCTTGTTGACATCGTCGTTGGGGTGAAGCACTTTGTTTTCGTCGGTAAGGCTGCCGCCCTGGAGCACGTGGCCGCGGTTGGCAATCACCTCGTTAGCGTTCATATTGCTTTGCGTACCCGACCCCGTCTGCCAAACTACTAAGGGGAACTGGTCATCTAGCTTTCCTTCGAGGATTTCGTCACAAACCTTGCCAATAAGTGCTGATTTTGCTGCATCCAGTACGCCTAGTTCGGTATTGGTTTTAGCAGCAGCCTTTTTGAGAATCGCAAAGGCGCGAATGATCTCAATAGGCATCAGTTGCCCGCCGATGCGGAAATTTTCGAGCGAGCGTTGGGTCTGTGCTGCCCAGTACTTATCAGCGGCTACTTCTACGGGGCCAATACTATCATGTTCAATACGAAATTGCATACGAGATGGAGGTTGGTTTGAGATACTTTAATAGAACGCGAAGGTAAGGATTTCGGTTTTTATTTTGAGGGTGATTTATGTTTTGGGTAGAAACACAGGCTCTAGCATTGACAGCTCATTAACAATGCTGCTTGTGCAAAATTGTTGCTAAATGCATCTATCCCCTCGGAATCAAAAAAACACCACCACTATGTATTTAAGAAACATCCTTTTTGTCGTGGCACTGAGCGCAGGCTTGTTTGCTTGTTCGCAAGTTGCCAATTCTGATGCCCAATCAGCTCCGCAAGAAACGGAGGAGTACGCCGCTAAGAGTTATGATGAAGATCAAATACCTCCCCCCTCTTCACAGACCCCCTCTCCACCGCCTGGTGAAATGCCCGAACGCGTACTGCTACGTACCGCCGAATGCCGCATGGAGGTTGCCGATATCAACCAGCGGGTAAAAACGATCGAACGATTGGTAGAGCAAAAAGCGGGCTACCTGGGAGATCTCAACTGGCAGCATTATCACCATCAGGAACAAGTGTCGATGAACCTGCGGGTGCCCGCCCAGGATTTTCAGTGGGTGCTGGACAGCATTATGAAAATGGCCGTAGAAGTCAATTACCAGCAAGTAAGCACCCAAGATGTGACCGAGGAATACGTGGATGTGCAAAGCCGTTTGAAGACCAAAAAAGCAGTTCGCGACCGGTATGAAGAAATTTTGCGTACGAAAGCCAAAACGGTAGAAGAAATTCTTTTGGCTGAAGAACAAATCCGCCGCTTGCAGGAAGAAATCGAGGCCCAGGAAGGGCGCTTGCGCTACCTGAGTCAGCGCTCCGCTATGAGTACGATCCAGTTGGAGTTGTACGAACCGCTGGAAGAACAGGCTTCTACCCCCTGGTGGCAACGTTTTGGCGGAGAAATAGGCGATAGCCTGGAGATGAGTGTAGCCATCATAAAGAACCTGTTTTTGGGCATATTGAGCATTTGGCCATTGTTGTTATTGGCCGGGATATTGATCTGGCGTCGCAAAGCCATCTGGAACCGATTCCGCTCGTAGAGACCTTGCACCGCAACGTCTAAACCTCCCCATAAAATCTACCCCGTGGACCCCATAGTTCCTCATCCCGATAGATTTGGCAGGATGATATCGGGGCACAAGGCGAGGCCCGGAGGGATACTGTCTGCTCATTCGCACCTCGCTGGCAGGCAGGTAAGGACAAGGGGTAGCAGTGGTACCGAAGGTAAGAACGGATGACCTGGCCACCGCGTCAGCTGGTGGTGGCCCCTAATTAGTTTGCTGCGAATTGGCTTGCATATAACCAACTACCTGATCATAGCGGGTACCAAAAGGGCGGTAATAAATCACGATCTGGTAATCATTTTCAGTATCGGCATGGCTTCCTTCGGTATCTATAATCGACGGCACCAAAGGCTGCTTGGGGTCGGCATTGGAAGGAGCGGTAGCAAGGTAGTAGTTGTAGTAACCCTGCTTGAGCGGAAAACGCCCCACGTAGCTGGAGGTAGCTGGGTTGTAGCGGAATTGGAATTCCGGCTTGAGCTGCCATTCGGTGATTGCTCCTAAAAGGTAAACATGATCTTCGTAGAACGGCTGATCTACTTTGAACGAAAGGAGGGTATAGACGTATTCGCTTTGCACATCAGCCAACGGCATATCTAGGTTCTCGATGAGGAAGCGGCCGTTGAAGTCGATGAAGGCCAGGTGAGGAGCCTTGGATCGATTGATGACAGGGAGAAGTTCGGCTTCCATCTGATTGTCGAGGTTGACATCCATGTATTCAATATCGCGGTGGGGAATCCGGAGGCTCCGTAAATCGATGAGCCGGAACTCACTGCCGCCGGGAAAAACAATCTCTCCTTGGAAATCAAAAATGGCTTTATCGGACTGGAGGAACTTGGGCTTGATACCCGTGATAGCATTGTCCCACCGTTGGTTTTGAAGTACGGAGGCACTCATCTCTGCCATCGCATTGCGGACACTGAGGCGCTGAAAATTGACGATAAAGTCGATTTCCTGGTGGGTGTGAATTTTACTCACCTCTACCGGGCGCACAAATTCGGCACTGACCCCCATTTGCCGATCTACCACGACAAACCTTCGGGTAATAACGGCACGTTTTTCCTCTTCGTCTTCAAAAACCACCAACAGGTAATTGCCTGACTTGGTGAGCGACATATTGCTATTCGGGAAAGTGAGTGAATAGTTGATGTAGTTCTGAAGGGTGCGGGAAGAAAAATTGTAGGTAGGGATATTCTCTTCTTCGAAGCCATTGATGTATTCCAGCGGTGCCAGACCGGAAGGCTGCCAGTCGCGATCACAGTGGATTACTTTATAGGTATAATTCCTGATGTCATTTTCCAGGTCATCGAAACTCAGCGAGAGGGTTTCGCCGCTATTGAGATCGAGGAGGGGAAAGAGGTGCGGGTAGCCGGTAGGCCCAAAGACAATGGTCTTTAGGTGAGGCACATAAGTCTGGTTGGTGTATTGAAATTTAGCCGTTTGAGCCGTTAAGGACGCACTGCTGAAGACAAGAAAAATGCTGGAGTAAAGGAAGTATCTGTACATGTGTAAAGTTTCTCAGCCCTGATAAGGGGCAAAAATTAAAGCTTCTTTTTGCGGGTTTTACTGACCCACCTGGAGTCACGTTGGTAAAAACGCCAAGGCCAATCTACGCATTCTTCCGCGTAATCGATTCCCACACGAGGGCCGGCAATGATTTCGGAATCTGCCAGGTCTGGTGCATCGGCTATTCGGATGAGTCCCGCTGGCGCTGTTAAAGAGATCGCGTCATACTGCTTCTCAATACCAAGGGCCTTTGACATAACGCCTGGCCCGGCGCTTAATTGTGGCTTAAGTTTTTCAAGTCCACGCCGCTGTAGCATGGTTTCGATGCCAGTGATTGGTTCTACTGCCCGGATCAATACGGCGTGGGCCGCTCCTTCGGGGCCGGTAACAACATTGAAAAGGTGGTGAATGCCATAACACAGGTAAATGTAAGCTACGCCGCCGGGGAGAAACATGGTGCTGGTACGTTTGGTGTTACGATTGAGATAAGCGTGGCAGGCTTTGTCTTCGGGGGCTTTGTAAGCTTCTGTTTCGACGATGCGCGCGCTGGTACGTAGACCGTTAAATTCTGTGATGATTACCTTGCCAAGGAGCTCCTTTGCAATTTGTACCGTATCTTCACGTCGATAAAAGCCGGCAGAAAGAATAGTCATGCTGTTTTGTTTTTGCAACTAATAATTTTGACTGCTGTCTTTTAACCCTATATTATGCAAAATTAATAATACCCAATGAATATGAAAATTTGGTTCTTAAACACACTCCTGCTAGTATCGTTTGGCTTGATGGCCCAAAGCAAGGTGAGCAATTTCACGGAAATCGAAATTGACGGCCCGTTAATTGTTGAGTTGGTCGCTGGAGAGCAGCCTGGTGTGACGGTCTTGAAAGGAGAAAACCAGGTGAGCTGGGAAGTGAATGGAGCGTCGTTGGTCGTCATGGCCCGTTATCGGAAAAACCAGGATACCCCAGAGATAAGGGTGACTGTGACCCAGCTGGAAGCGCTGGAAACAACGGGCTCTGTGATTATTAACGGAAATGGTGTTTTTGCGAGTCGCAATATGGACCTCACCGTCGGTTCACAATCCATTGTAGCCCTCGAAGTGGATGCTGAAGATCTGGATGTCAAGGTTGGAGGCCAAAGTGTGCTGACCCTCAGTGGTAATGCCGATGATTTTGATTTGTCGCTAGATAACCAGTCGATTGTTAATGCCGAAGACTTAAAGTCTGGCGTGATCAATGTTCAGGCCAACCACCAGTCGATTGCTAACGTCAATAGCAGCGGTGCAAAGTTGACTAAGTTGGTAAACAATCAAAGTGTGGTTGTAGAGAAGTAGCTTGGTACAAAAAAAAGAACCCCATAAAACGCAAGTTTTATGGGGTTCTTTTTTTCTGTACGAATTACCTTCTGGAATAGTTAGGTGATTCTTTGGTGATGGTAATATTATGCGGATGGCTTTCGAGCATACCTGCGTTGGAAATCCGTACAAAGCGTGCCTCTTTTAAGGCCTCAATGGTAGGTGCTCCGCAGTAGCCCATTCCGGCACGTAAACCACCAAGGTATTGGTTGACAACTTCCGCTAAGGTGCCTTTGTAAGGAACTCTTCCTTCAATTCCTTCGGGTACCAGTTTTTTGATGTCGTCTTCTACATCTTGGAAGTAACGGTCTTTAGAACCTTTTTTCATGGCGCCCAAAGAGCCCATTCCACGGTAAACTTTGAATTTGCGACCATCATAGAGGATGGTTTCTCCGGGGGCTTCTTCGACACCGGCAAACAGACTACCTGCCATGATGGTACTGGCACCTGCGGCAAGAGCTTTGACAATGTCGCCCGAATAACGGATGCCGCCATCACCCACAATAGGAATACCCCTACCTTCGAGGGCCAGTGCAGCTTGGCGGATCGCAGTAAGCTGAGGTACACCAACACCTGCTACAATTCGGGTAGTACAAATAGAGCCAGGGCCTACGCCTACTTTTACCCCATCGGCTCCCGCATCGGCCAAAGCCAAAGCTGCAGCTCCGGTAGCTACATTGCCACCGATGACCTGGAGGTCGGGGTAGGTGTTTTTGACGTGGCGCACGGCATCAAGCACGCCTTTAGAATGCCCATGAGCAGTGTCGAGACAGATTACATCAACATTCACTTTTACCAAGGCTTCCACGCGATCCATCATGTCGTGGGTAACCCCTACGGCTGCCCCAACGACCAAGCGACCAAGCGGGTCTTTACAAGCATTGGGGAAATCCTGCACCTTCATGATGTCTTTATAGGTGATGAGACCTACCAGACGATCATTTTCTACCACGGGTAGTTTTTCGATCTTGTGTTTTTGGAGAATTTCGCGTGCCTGATCCAGCGTTGTGCCCACGGGAGCAAGGATCAAGTTCTTCGAGGTCATGAGTGACTCTACGGAACTGTCCATGTTTTCTTCGAAACGCAGGTCGCGATTGGTAAGGATGCCCACAAGTCGCTGATTGTCGTCGATGATGGGTATTCCGCCAATTTTGAAGCGGCGCATCAGTGCTTGGGCGTCTCCCACGGTAGCCGTAGCCCTGAGGGTGACGGGGTCAACGATCATACCACTTTCACTACGCTTTACGCTACGTACCATTTCGGCTTGTTCCTCGATCGTCATGTTTTTATGGATAATACCTATCCCTCCCATGCGTGCAATCGCAATGGCGAGTTTGTTGTCGGTAACGGTATCCATGGCTGCTGATACGATCGGAGCATTTAGCCGTAAGGTACGAGTAAGCTGAGTAGAAATATCAACTTCGCGGGGTAGAATTTCGCTGTAAGCAGGGACGAGCAGAACGTCGTCGAAGGTGAGGCCATCACCTATGAATTTGTCGGACTGAGCTTGTATTATTTCCATGCGCAAAGATAGAACAACCCTTGGAATGCTACAAGCAGGAGACGTTTTTTTTGTTGGATTTAGAAATTTGTAGCACCGCGGCGTATCGCGGTGCTACAAACAATAGGGCTATACGCCAGCATAAAAGGTGCCATCTTGCAGACTGCTATAGAATTCGCCAAGGTACTTGGTGATCTGCCGTTTGCTAGATTTGCTCAAGTGAGGATAGTTGTCTACCAACTGCATCACGGCCCCTTCTTTGGCTAAAAATTGCTGGATAGTAGTATCAAGCGTATTGCTAGGTCCAAATTCCCACATCCACATCCTTTGCTTGACGTGACTCTGGTCAAGGTTGGGGTTTGGGCGAGCATATTCAGCATCTACCAGGCCGGAGAAGTCGAAATCGTAAGGAACAATTTTGAACTGTCCACCAGCTTGTTGCTGAACGTGTTTTACGTTACGAGGGATTTTTACACCATAGTCAGCATTGCCGATCATGTACTGGAACATAGCGACTTGCTCAAGGTTGCCCGGTACATAAGATTCCTGAGGTACATTAAAGCAATCGTCGCATTCTTTACCACCCAGGGCCTGGGCCATTTCATCGGTGTCTTCGATCAAGATGCCGAAACGCTCTACGGATTCCCCCGTCTTTTCATTGCGGTAAGTCACTTGTACCAGTTGGGTACGGTAACCTTCGCCGGTAATCAGGTGGTACAAATCGTAAGCGAGTTGCTCACGCAGTACATTATCACTGTTGTCGAAGTTGTCAGAACAATGGGTGACTAACTTGAACTTGTTGTGACGTTGTAGCCCAGCAGCTTCCAACATGTCTTTGGATAACTTCAATTGCAGGGGAGGAAAGTCACAAACCCGGCGACGATAGCGGCCACGAACTTTGATTTCTGCATCCCAGTTTTCGCCTTGGTGAGAAAAAGTAGCTGGGAAGTAGTCTTCTGAACGCTTCATGTCCGCAAGACCATCTACGTCAAAAGTTAATGTGAAACGGGTGATGTCGTTAGGGGTCGCCAAGCGGTCAAAAAAACTTTGTTGACTTTTGGCAGTAGCAGTGGTTTCGGGTGCGGCAGACATAAAAAGTCCACCTAACAGTACGCATAGTACTGCTGGATACAGCAATCGGGCTTTCATAATTTCAGTCGGGTTAAGAAGTGCTTTTTAACACCTCCAAGTAATAATCGGGTTCAAACAATAGACGAGGTCATTCCCTCATTGGTTGCAACAAAGATGCAGGGAAAAGCCCCTTACCCCCAATAATTTTACCCGAAGTGCTCAAAATATGCGACGAATAGCATCAAAAAAGGAGTGAATGGAAATGCCTTTCGATGAACGGCCCTTTTTGTCGGATGAAGCTCAGAGAACTTTATATATGGTCAACAATAGAAGACTAAGAGGGGCACAAAAAAAGCAAGCGACATGCAGGGGGGAGCTGCAGTCGCTTGCTTTTTGATTGAAATTGGCCAACCAAAAGGTAAGTGCCAATCATTTACTTAAAACAGTCTAGCATAAATTTGTCAGGTGATTTCCGGCTTTCGCCAAAACGTATTTTCAACAATACGCTTGAATACTTCATCAAACATAAAGCTTTTGTGGAAGTAGTGGGGCGGTGATGCTGTGAATGAGGAAGGGCTTGCAGTAAAAGAAGGGAGAGACGCAGCGATAAAATAGTTCACCATGGTTAAATGACGTAGTTTTGAGGTAAATTGTAAGCATCTGTTCATGATTAAGAACAATCATTATTTTGGGAAAAGCAAAAAAAGATCAACAGGCAGAGGCATGGTCGGGTAAACCCCTGCTCATTGGTATTGGTATCATGTATGCCTTTATTCAATTGACGACCCTTACCCGCGTTTATGCCCTTAACTACCTGGATAATTTAAATAGCCCCAGTAGCGAAATTATCCGTGATCGCCTGATCGCTACAATGGTAGGCTTGACGTTTATTTATGGCATCGTTACTTTATCCAGGTACTTTCTGAAATGGAATTGGCCAGGTTTCCGAATTATCGTTGCGCATATGCTATTGGTGGTGCCGATTACCTTTTGTTGGTATTTTGTTTTTGGTCGCGTTGCCCTCTGGTTCTGTCAGGTTTTTCAGGATTGTGAACAAAATGTAGATGACCTGGTGTACGGATACCTCCTCAATGCGAATACCCTGACGATGGTTTACTTATTGGCCGTCGCGGTAACTTATACCTATTTTTACGTACGCCGGGACAACGAGAATCAATTACAGCAGTCAAAAATGGAAACCAAGGTACTGC is a window from the Lewinella sp. LCG006 genome containing:
- a CDS encoding RND family transporter produces the protein MIRFRVPILILFVILAGASGYFTTQLKFSFDFEQFFPEGDEDLTFFRDFIDNFEADDNFMLVALVRKEGVFDSTFLSKVHRFTLDAREIPFVEESQSLTKFSYPLKTPFAVTSIPVIHLKDPTRYAADRERILADERFAHNFINDDATTLMVYLKTASSMSLADSEEHMQALSALVASLDFPEVHYMGRPYFQRELVNMQKREITFSAIVSGLLVGLIMFLLFRRPWGIIVSLVSIGLGLLLFLGFLGAAGRELNAISALYPVLMIIVGTSDVIHIMSKYIDELKKGASREDAIRTTIREIGMATLLTSLTTAIGFATLLTSKVIPIRDFGINAAIGVIIAYLTVLCFTTAVLSFFRTEQIIKLGRGQAFWEKFLEKIYQFTLHRSRAITVGSGLLVLICAWGISRITTNYNIINNMPNGAPITADFKFFEKELSGFRPLEFAIFTQGDYKATDYPVLKEMDKLETYLHQFPYIQAIGSVTAIYKSLNQMHANNRVDAYKLPETEAEYQRYRRLADQVPNLQLNVLVNETQDKARITSRILDIGADTIKAFGQRTDAWILNNIDQEVINVKRTGTGLIIDKNAEYIRRSLLIGLGMAVLMVSALMALLFKNGRMLLISIVPNLLPLLLAGALLGFLGIELEAGVSIVFAVIFGIAVDDSIHFLSKFKLARLKGLPVEEAIHLTFQETGKAIVLTSIILFFGFLVMLFSVHPPSVTIGLLISLTLLSAVVADLLLLPLLIRWLIKD
- the fumC gene encoding class II fumarate hydratase codes for the protein MQFRIEHDSIGPVEVAADKYWAAQTQRSLENFRIGGQLMPIEIIRAFAILKKAAAKTNTELGVLDAAKSALIGKVCDEILEGKLDDQFPLVVWQTGSGTQSNMNANEVIANRGHVLQGGSLTDENKVLHPNDDVNKSQSSNDTFPTAMHIAAFTVLVETTIPGLEKLRNTLKAKSEELQDVVKIGRTHFMDATPLTLGQEFSGYVSQIDHGIRAIKNTLAHLAELALGGTAVGTGLNTPPGYSELVAKNIAELTGLPFVTAENKFEALAAHDAIVEAHGALKTVACSLMKIGNDIRMISSGPRSGIGEIIIPSNEPGSSIMPGKVNPTQSEALTMAMAQVVGNDVAINVGGMTGHFELNVFKPMMIFNFLMSARLIGDAAVSFNDNCAVGIEPNRKRIKEHLNNSLMLVTALNTKIGYDKAAKIAKKAYSEDTTLKAAALELGYLTAEEFDEWVRPEDMIGSL
- a CDS encoding DUF4349 domain-containing protein, producing the protein MYLRNILFVVALSAGLFACSQVANSDAQSAPQETEEYAAKSYDEDQIPPPSSQTPSPPPGEMPERVLLRTAECRMEVADINQRVKTIERLVEQKAGYLGDLNWQHYHHQEQVSMNLRVPAQDFQWVLDSIMKMAVEVNYQQVSTQDVTEEYVDVQSRLKTKKAVRDRYEEILRTKAKTVEEILLAEEQIRRLQEEIEAQEGRLRYLSQRSAMSTIQLELYEPLEEQASTPWWQRFGGEIGDSLEMSVAIIKNLFLGILSIWPLLLLAGILIWRRKAIWNRFRS
- a CDS encoding DUF5103 domain-containing protein, with amino-acid sequence MYRYFLYSSIFLVFSSASLTAQTAKFQYTNQTYVPHLKTIVFGPTGYPHLFPLLDLNSGETLSLSFDDLENDIRNYTYKVIHCDRDWQPSGLAPLEYINGFEEENIPTYNFSSRTLQNYINYSLTFPNSNMSLTKSGNYLLVVFEDEEEKRAVITRRFVVVDRQMGVSAEFVRPVEVSKIHTHQEIDFIVNFQRLSVRNAMAEMSASVLQNQRWDNAITGIKPKFLQSDKAIFDFQGEIVFPGGSEFRLIDLRSLRIPHRDIEYMDVNLDNQMEAELLPVINRSKAPHLAFIDFNGRFLIENLDMPLADVQSEYVYTLLSFKVDQPFYEDHVYLLGAITEWQLKPEFQFRYNPATSSYVGRFPLKQGYYNYYLATAPSNADPKQPLVPSIIDTEGSHADTENDYQIVIYYRPFGTRYDQVVGYMQANSQQTN
- a CDS encoding DNA-3-methyladenine glycosylase, giving the protein MTILSAGFYRREDTVQIAKELLGKVIITEFNGLRTSARIVETEAYKAPEDKACHAYLNRNTKRTSTMFLPGGVAYIYLCYGIHHLFNVVTGPEGAAHAVLIRAVEPITGIETMLQRRGLEKLKPQLSAGPGVMSKALGIEKQYDAISLTAPAGLIRIADAPDLADSEIIAGPRVGIDYAEECVDWPWRFYQRDSRWVSKTRKKKL
- a CDS encoding DUF2807 domain-containing protein; this translates as MNMKIWFLNTLLLVSFGLMAQSKVSNFTEIEIDGPLIVELVAGEQPGVTVLKGENQVSWEVNGASLVVMARYRKNQDTPEIRVTVTQLEALETTGSVIINGNGVFASRNMDLTVGSQSIVALEVDAEDLDVKVGGQSVLTLSGNADDFDLSLDNQSIVNAEDLKSGVINVQANHQSIANVNSSGAKLTKLVNNQSVVVEK
- the guaB gene encoding IMP dehydrogenase encodes the protein MEIIQAQSDKFIGDGLTFDDVLLVPAYSEILPREVDISTQLTRTLRLNAPIVSAAMDTVTDNKLAIAIARMGGIGIIHKNMTIEEQAEMVRSVKRSESGMIVDPVTLRATATVGDAQALMRRFKIGGIPIIDDNQRLVGILTNRDLRFEENMDSSVESLMTSKNLILAPVGTTLDQAREILQKHKIEKLPVVENDRLVGLITYKDIMKVQDFPNACKDPLGRLVVGAAVGVTHDMMDRVEALVKVNVDVICLDTAHGHSKGVLDAVRHVKNTYPDLQVIGGNVATGAAALALADAGADGVKVGVGPGSICTTRIVAGVGVPQLTAIRQAALALEGRGIPIVGDGGIRYSGDIVKALAAGASTIMAGSLFAGVEEAPGETILYDGRKFKVYRGMGSLGAMKKGSKDRYFQDVEDDIKKLVPEGIEGRVPYKGTLAEVVNQYLGGLRAGMGYCGAPTIEALKEARFVRISNAGMLESHPHNITITKESPNYSRR